A region of the Stieleria sp. JC731 genome:
GATTACCGTCTCCTGTACGGGATTCCAAGCACCTGGTGTTGACTTGGATATCATCAAACAGTGCCAACTTCGCCCGACGGTCGAACGCACACACATTGGTTTTATGGGCTGTCACGGCGCGATCAATGGTCTACGTGTCGCCAAAGCGATTGCCGAAGCTGACCCAAACTCGCGGGTGCTTTTATGCGCTGTTGAACTGTGCACACTGCACCAACAGTATGGATGGCATCCTGAACGTGTCGTTTCGAATGCGTTATTCGCTGATGGCGCCGCCGCATTGGTCGGTGCTTCGACAGAATTGCTTCAATCAACTCCCGCGAGAAAACCGTGTGTCGCCGCTACTGGATCAATGATTCTTCCAGAAACGGAAGGGATGATGGGATGGCAAATCGGTGACCACGGATTCGTGATGTCATTGTCAACAATGGTGCCCTCTATCATTTGTCAAACAATCCGGCAGTGGATGGAGCAATGGCTTCATGACCAAGGGCTCTGCATTGACGAAATCCAAAGCTGGGCTATCCATCCCGGTGGACCCAAGATTCTCAAAGCGTGTCAGGAAGCGATGTCATTGACCGAGTCTCAGCTGCGGCCATCTTTTCAGATTCTTGAATCCTTCGGGAATATGTCATCGCCAACCGTGCTCTTTGTTCTCGATCATATTCTCGATAGTCCCCAGCCCACAAACGCGAGCCCTCTGCCTTGTGTTATGCTTGCGTTCGGGCCCGGACTTGCCATCGAAGCGGCATTGATTCGCTGAAGTATGTTTTTCACCGTACTGTGATACGACAACGAACATGATTATTCACACGCTCGGCCGACCACTTTTCTATTTCCTGACTCTGGTACTGTTGATGTTCAATACCGTCTCAGCCCAAAACGACCGGTCGCAAGCCACTTGGGCCATCGCATTGCACGGCGGCGCGGGCTCCATTCCAAAGTCATTGCCCAAAGAAGCGGTTGCGCAATACAAAAAGAGCCTCAACAACGCGTTGCAAACAGGAATCGCGGTCCTTAAAGATGGCGGGACCTCGCTGGACGCGGTGACTAAAACCGTCGTCGCACTGGAGAACGATCCGCTTTTCAACGCCGCTCGTGGCGCCGTATTCAATTCTGGAGGCTACCATGAACTCGACGCATCCATCATGGACGGCTCGACTCTCGAAGGTGGTGGCGTCGCAGGTCTAAAGAAGATCAAAAACCCGATTCTCGCCGCGCGGTTTGTAATGGACGATAGCCATCATGTGCTACTGGCAGGCGATGACGCCGATTCATTCGCTGAAAGCCATGGCTGCGAAACCGTAGAGCAGCCTTATTACTTCACCGAACGTCGTTGGCTTCAACTG
Encoded here:
- a CDS encoding type III polyketide synthase codes for the protein MPFQILGLGTATPLYGIAQEDAADIAKSICGQSDQQHRALEVLYRKSGVRYRHSVALDKADEQPIDRHRNKQPLLTKANHDASYSESSQPSDLNSVCLESQSPLSRQSFFPAAVGAQDAGPSTDQRMQMYREHAGSLAVTAAEEAIANSPFESSEFTHLITVSCTGFQAPGVDLDIIKQCQLRPTVERTHIGFMGCHGAINGLRVAKAIAEADPNSRVLLCAVELCTLHQQYGWHPERVVSNALFADGAAALVGASTELLQSTPARKPCVAATGSMILPETEGMMGWQIGDHGFVMSLSTMVPSIICQTIRQWMEQWLHDQGLCIDEIQSWAIHPGGPKILKACQEAMSLTESQLRPSFQILESFGNMSSPTVLFVLDHILDSPQPTNASPLPCVMLAFGPGLAIEAALIR
- a CDS encoding isoaspartyl peptidase/L-asparaginase family protein; protein product: MIIHTLGRPLFYFLTLVLLMFNTVSAQNDRSQATWAIALHGGAGSIPKSLPKEAVAQYKKSLNNALQTGIAVLKDGGTSLDAVTKTVVALENDPLFNAARGAVFNSGGYHELDASIMDGSTLEGGGVAGLKKIKNPILAARFVMDDSHHVLLAGDDADSFAESHGCETVEQPYYFTERRWLQLGKAMKQMDQVAPATPAYPVPAGSQINIDTKGDTGETVGCVALDIHGNVAAATSTGGRTAKRYGRVGDSPILGAGTYANNNTAAVSGTGIGEEYIRHSIAARVSMRMELAGDSLESACKNCLFETLRPGDGGLIAVDGEGNLYLGTNTPAMSRAWAHSDGTRATAIWETPLGD